One window from the genome of Streptomyces cadmiisoli encodes:
- a CDS encoding bifunctional DNA primase/polymerase yields MGFTIGSSRGIRDIRSGSRRRGRSSECTAVAEYTGLWGWDVAPGARAAAGVCSCGRPDCRAPGAHPLDFAPEVPAGATLDAATAAWADTPGAAVMLPVGRAFDVIEVAESAGRRALVRLERMGLPLGPVAATPDGRAHFLVAPGAAAELPALLYRMGWDDPSLDLRGLGPGSHITAPPSDRAGLGPVRWLRPPDLDSATKPPAARLLLGTLAYVAHRSRASDRP; encoded by the coding sequence ATGGGCTTCACGATCGGCAGCAGTCGAGGGATCCGCGACATCCGGTCCGGCTCGCGCCGCCGCGGCCGCTCGTCGGAGTGCACCGCGGTCGCGGAGTACACCGGGCTGTGGGGCTGGGACGTCGCCCCGGGCGCCCGTGCCGCCGCCGGCGTGTGCTCCTGCGGGCGCCCCGACTGCCGCGCGCCGGGCGCGCATCCGCTGGACTTCGCCCCCGAGGTGCCGGCCGGCGCGACACTGGACGCGGCGACCGCGGCCTGGGCCGACACCCCCGGCGCCGCGGTGATGCTGCCGGTCGGGCGCGCGTTCGACGTGATCGAGGTCGCCGAGTCCGCCGGGCGCCGCGCGCTGGTGCGGCTGGAACGCATGGGCCTCCCGCTCGGCCCAGTCGCCGCCACCCCGGACGGCCGCGCCCACTTCCTGGTCGCCCCCGGCGCCGCCGCCGAGCTCCCGGCGCTGCTCTACCGCATGGGCTGGGACGACCCGAGCCTCGATCTGCGCGGCCTCGGCCCCGGCTCGCACATCACGGCCCCGCCGTCCGACCGCGCCGGTCTCGGCCCCGTCCGCTGGCTGCGCCCGCCCGACCTGGACTCGGCCACCAAGCCGCCGGCCGCCCGGCTGCTGCTGGGGACGCTGGCCTACGTGGCACACCGGTCACGCGCCTCGGACCGGCCCTGA